The proteins below come from a single Pleuronectes platessa chromosome 3, fPlePla1.1, whole genome shotgun sequence genomic window:
- the ccdc85al gene encoding coiled-coil domain containing 85A, like, with protein MEKATPPPQPQLQLSIAKTESPAEDISGLADEDLFKWSKEELVRRLRRSEADKMSVILDHGNLIREVNRSLQLHLNEIRGLKDINQKLQEDNRELRDLCCFLDDDRQKGKRVSREWQRLGRYSASIMRKEVTLYLQKLKELELRQEEVIRENMELKELCLLLDEEKGVLGGGGGGTGSGSVGGVVMGGCRNSIDSQNSLLLVPGQGLLMRDVGDGSSTSSAGSADSSDHPHHKQPHLAAAVGGVGSAGEKRSPELVHKPRCSSISGIAGDRDMSSPDYPAGRHRSTSLEYPYTLPQLSRPRCGSISVPDHSRAMRGLSPEKYGRNVGRRSPEQRPKHHSSDLLLGQRQHFLGQGGSGELFQRHHRSSISSTGCGSPEPRHAHLGTVEHHEKGCVVPGGSPEIHRHQYSMSPDHVKFSSPVRDGQRRPAGDELSPHHRGIYNGMNALISAGCCTNNCRNVKLWDSFDASS; from the exons ATGGAGAAAGCCACTCCGCCGCCCCAGCCCCAGCTCCAGCTGTCGATAGCCAAGACGGAAAGTCCGGCGGAGGACATCTCCGGGCTCGCGGACGAGGACCTGTTCAAGTGGTCCAAGGAGGAGCTGGTGCGGCGGCTGAGGCGCTCCGAGGCCGACAAGATGAGCGTGATCCTGGACCACGGCAATCTCATCCGGGAGGTCAACCGCAGCCTCCAGCTGCACCTGAACGAGATCCGGGGGCTGAAG gaCATTaaccagaagctgcaggaggacaaCCGTGAGCTGCGGGACTTGTGTTGCTTCCTAGACGATGACCGCCAGAAAGGGAAGCGTGTCTCCAGGGAGTGGCAGCGCCTGGGACGATACAGCGCCAGCATAATGCGCAAAGAGGTGACTCTCTACCTCCAAAAACtcaaggagctggagctgcgaCAGGAGGAGGTAATCCGCGAGAAcatggagctgaaggagctgtgtcTGCTGCTGGACGAGGAAAAGGGAGTGTTGGGTGGAGGTGGTGGCGGCACTGGAAGTGGAAGTGTAGGGGGTGTAGTGATGGGAGGGTGCCGCAACTCAATAGACAGCCAGAACAGCTTGCTGCTGGTGCCCGGGCAGGGGCTCCTGATGAGAGATGTAGGGGACGGGAGTAGCACCTCCAGTGCTGGGAGCGCTGACAGCTCCGACCACCCTCATCATAAGCAGCCTCACCTGGCTGCAGCAGTGGGTGGAGTTGGGAGTGCTGGGGAAAAAAGGAGCCCTGAGCTTGTACATAAACCCAGGTGTAGCAGCATCAGTGGAATAGCAGGCGATAGGGATATGTCCAGTCCCGACTACCCCGCTGGGCGTCACCGGAGTACAAGCCTGGAGTACCCGTACACCCTGCCCCAGCTCAGCCGACCCCGATGCGGCTCCATATCCGTGCCTGACCACAGTCGAGCCATGCGAGGCCTCAGCCCAGAAAAATACGGGAGGAACGTGGGGCGCCGCAGTCCAGAGCAGCGCCCCAAGCACCACAGCTCTGACCTCCTCCTGGGACAGAGGCAGCACTTCCTGGGCCAGGGCGGCAGCGGGGAGCTTTTTCAGAGgcaccacaggagcagcatcagcagcacagGCTGTGGGAGCCCCGAGCCCCGACACGCACATCTAGGGACAGTCGAGCATCACGAAAAGGGCTGCGTGGTCCCGGGGGGCAGCCCCGAAATTCACAGGCACCAGTACAGTATGAGCCCTGACCATGTGAAGTTCAGCAGCCCGGTGAGAGATGGGCAGAGGAGGCCGGCTGGAGACGAGCTGTCGCCACATCACCGAGGCATCTACAATGGAATGAATg CTTTGATATCAGCCGGCTGCTGCACTAACAACTGTAGAAATGTCAAGTTATGGGACAG
- the sec23b gene encoding protein transport protein Sec23B — translation MATYQEFIQQNEDRDGVRFSWNLWPSSRLEATRLVAPVSCLFTPLKERPDLPPVQYEPVLCSRANCKAVLNPLCQVDFRAKIWACNFCFQRNPFPPSYAGISEVNQPAELMPQFSTIEYIVQRGQPTPLIFLYVVDTCLEEEDLQALKESLQMSLSLLPPNALVGLITFGRMVQVHELSCEGIAKSYVFRGTKDLSAKQIQEMLGLSKPAASGQQGRPLAPQDSAASCRFLQPVHRVDMNLTDLLGELQRDPWPVPQGKRPLRSTGVALSVAVGLLEGTFPNTGARVMLFIGGPPTQGPGNVVGDELKTPIRSWHDIQKDNARHLKKATKYHEALANRAAVNGHSIDIYACALDQTGLLEMKCLSNLTGGHIVMGDSFNTSLFKQTFQRVFSKDYNGDFRMAFGGVMEVKTSRELKICGAIGPCVSLNSKGSCVSETEMGIGGTSQWKVCSLTPSTTLGLYFEVVNQHNAPVPQGGRGAIQFVTQYQHSNTQRRIRVTTIARNWADAQSQIQHIESSFDQEAAAVLMARLGVFRAESEEGPDVLRWLDRQLIRLCQKFGQFNKDDPSSFKLSESLSLYPQFMFHLRRSPFLQVFNNSPDESSYYRHHFVRQDLTQSLIMMQPILYSYSFHGPPEPVLLDSSSILPDRILLMDTFFQLVIYHGETIAQWRKAGYQELTEYENFKQLLQAPLDDAQEILQTRFPMPRYVDTEHGGSQARFLLSKVNPSQTHNNLYAWGQETGSPILTDDVSLQVFMDHLKKLAVSSSA, via the exons ATGGCGACCTACCAGGAGTTCATCCAACAGAATGAAGACAGGGACGGGGTTAGGTTCAGCTGGAACCTGTGGCCCTCCAGCCGTCTGGAAGCTACCAGGCTGGTGGCCCCGGTCTCCTGCCTCTTCACACCCCTCAAGGAGAGGCCCGACCTGCCACCGGTCCAATACGAACCTGTCCTGTGCAGCCGGGCCAACTGCAAGGCAGTGCTTAACCCACTGTG TCAAGTGGACTTCAGGGCAAAAATATGGGCGTGCAACTTCTGCTTTCAAAGGAACCCT TTCCCTCCCTCATACGCAGGCATATCCGAAGTGAACCAGCCAGCTGAACTCATGCCGCAGTTTTCCACCATTGAGTACATAGTGCAG CGTGGACAGCCAACACCTCTGATCTTCCTGTATGTGGTGGACacatgtttggaagaggaggaCCTTCAGGCCCTCAAGGAGTCCCTGCAGATGTCCCTCAGCCTGCTGCCACCCAATGCCCTGGTGGGCCTAATCACATTCGGACGCATGGTCCAGGTCCATGAGCTCAGCTGTGAGGGGATCGCCAAGAGCTACGTGTTCAGAGGCACAAAGGACCTGTCCGCCAAACAGATCCAG gaGATGCTAGGTTTATCGAAGCCCGCAGCATCAGGACAGCAAGGTCGCCCACTGGCCCCTCAGGACTCTGCAGCCTCTTGCAG GTTCCTGCAGCCGGTGCACCGGGTCGACATGAATCTGACCGACTTGCTCGGTGAACTTCAGAGGGATCCCTGGCCGGTCCCTCAGGGCAAACGTCCACTCCGCTCCACTGGTGTTGCACTGTCTGTTGCTGTCGGCCTGCTCGAG GGAACATTCCCCAACACAGGGGCTCGTGTGATGCTGTTCATCGGCGGGCCACCCACGCAGGGCCCCGGCAATGTGGTGGGCGACGAGCTGAAAACTCCCATCCGCTCCTGGCATGACATCCAGAAGGACAATGCTCGTCACCTCAAGAAAGCCACCAAG TATCATGAAGCCTTGGCCAATCGCGCAGCAGTAAATGGCCATAGTATCGATATCTACGCTTGTGCCCTGGACCAGACTGGACTTCTGGAGATGAAGTGTTTATCTAATCTCACCGG GGGTCACATTGTGATGGGAGACTCCTTCAATACTTCGCTGTTCAAGCAGACCTTCCAGAGAGTCTTTAGTAAAGACTACAATGGAGACTTCCGCATGGCCTTTGGAGGTGTCATGGAAGTCAAG ACCTCAAGGGAGCTGAAGATTTGCGGGGCCATCGGACCATGCGTTTCACTCAACTCCAAAGGCTCCTGTGTTTCAGAGACG GAGATGGGCATCGGTGGCACGAGCCAGTGGAAAGTGTGCAgtctcaccccctccaccacTTTGGGCCTTTACTTTGAAGTGGTCAATCAG CACAATGCTCCAGTCCCCCAAGGTGGCCGAGGGGCGATCCAGTTTGTAACCCAGTACCAGCACTCGAATACACAGAGAAGGATACGAGTCACCACCATCGCCAGGAA CTGGGCAGATGCGCAGTCCCAGATTCAGCACATCGAGTCGTCGTTCGACCAAGAAGCAGCCGCCGTGCTCATGGCTCGCCTGGGAGTCTTCAGAGCCGAGTCAGAGGAGGGGCCTGATGTCCTGCGTTGGCTCGACAGGCAACTCATCCGCCTG TGTCAAAAGTTCGGCCAGTTCAATAAAGATGATCCTTCATCCTTCAAactgtcagagtctctgtcccTCTACCCACAG TTTATGTTCCACCTGCGGCGGTCGCCCTTCCTGCAGGTGTTCAACAACAGCCCAGATGAGTCGTCCTATTACAGGCACCACTTTGTCAGACAGGACCTCACCCAGTCCCTGATCATGATGCAGCCCATCCTCTACTCCTACTCCTTCCATGGACCACCAGAG CCGGTGCTCctggacagcagcagcatcctgccAGATCGAATCCTGCTCATGGACACCTTCTTCCAGCTGGTTATCTACCATGGAGAG ACTATAGCCCAATGGCGAAAGGCAGGCTACCAGGAGTTGACGGAGTACGAGAActtcaaacagctgctgcaggctCCTCTGGACGACGCCCAGGAGATCCTGCAGACGCGGTTCCCCATGCCACGCTACGTTGACACGGAGCATGGAGGCTCACAGGCTCGCTTTCTGCTCTCCAAGGTCAACCCATCCCAGACCCACAACAACCTCTACGCCTGGGGACAG GAGACGGGATCCCCGATCCTAACTGACGACGTGAGCCTGCAGGTCTTCATGGACCACTTGAAGAAGCTGGCAGTCTCCAGCTCTGCTTAG